One window of the Carnobacterium maltaromaticum DSM 20342 genome contains the following:
- a CDS encoding TcpE family conjugal transfer membrane protein yields the protein MNIKVFTKVWNVEKLVYRINDINLPFVVSTSQIKYFITSFMFFLIFGKLPIISLVSNSVFNKIGLSVLIALGLSKLKFDGKSPISFLKSVITYFNRGRLTTKGKKVKVQKYTFNKTITVVRRLDHVSD from the coding sequence ATGAATATCAAAGTATTTACCAAGGTATGGAATGTTGAAAAATTGGTTTATAGAATTAATGATATTAACTTGCCCTTTGTTGTTTCCACTTCTCAAATCAAGTATTTTATCACGTCATTCATGTTTTTTTTAATTTTTGGAAAGTTACCAATTATTTCATTGGTTTCAAATTCAGTATTTAATAAAATAGGGCTATCAGTTTTGATAGCTCTTGGTTTGTCGAAACTTAAATTTGATGGGAAAAGCCCAATCTCATTTTTAAAGTCAGTCATAACTTACTTTAATCGTGGGAGGCTAACAACAAAGGGAAAAAAAGTGAAGGTTCAAAAGTACACATTTAACAAAACGATTACTGTAGTAAGGAGGTTAGATCATGTTTCCGATTGA
- a CDS encoding ATP-binding protein has product MMFPIEYIEDNLVFNKKKECYAYYEFEAYNYNFLSLDKKKSIFRDLKRLVAQNHEGNIHFLYITSEESVRATQEKSKKEIRSKYELKEYAEAHMDEITEVLVNTVGENESKVRFFCGFKLSVNKEAMSTENYIDELKKSFKEFFRGANEKLTGDYKVFDVEEVERFKQIENMLKIRIANKFSFRRLTRKDFGYIIEHNFGLEGVPYEEYDYTLDTEIKDKSIVYKAYDVLKITDAGIDEKPRYIKLSQQENEQYVSLLCLSEIIGESQFPDNEILYLQQEVFNFPVDVSEQIEAINNRKALSTVRNKKKDLEDLENNAHSSGSQGTNQLNEALEQADELEAILDDTKESMYKLSFVIRVSASTKEELERRVVNVRDFYYDYGLILQRPFGDQLGLLHEFIPSSTRYLNDYVQYATSDFIASLGFGASRFIGEEIGMPIGFDVQTGQIVRILPWAAAQNREGLATNALAKAFLGSLGGGKSFSFNLITFLSVLFGAEAFILDPKAERGIWKERIPWLSPYINVINFTSEDENKGILDPLLVIEDKKSAKKLALDVLTFLTGVNIRDSERYPALEEHVSLASEMNGGLLTVIDELRKTNTPVTIELANHIFSFSKSSFAQLIFSDGKNYQSIDLDNPLNFFQIEELTLPDSQTSINEYTPSELLSVAMMLIFSNLGLSFIRKDNSIFKIVGFEEAWAQMQFTQGKIVVGKTIREGRAKNSASDIITQNTDDLTDEKIKNNIGMKFAFRSTDSIEIEKTLNFFGLDFNEDNSEVISSLDNGQCLFQDVSGRVSVVQFDSMSDELDHAFDTRPKMEEVHEEGENETN; this is encoded by the coding sequence ATCATGTTTCCGATTGAATATATTGAGGATAATTTAGTATTTAACAAAAAGAAAGAATGTTACGCTTATTATGAGTTTGAAGCTTATAATTACAATTTCTTGAGCTTGGATAAAAAGAAATCTATTTTTAGAGATTTAAAACGATTGGTTGCCCAAAATCATGAAGGCAACATTCATTTTCTTTATATAACTTCTGAGGAAAGCGTACGTGCTACTCAAGAAAAATCTAAAAAGGAAATACGGTCTAAATATGAATTAAAAGAATATGCCGAAGCGCACATGGATGAAATTACCGAAGTATTAGTAAATACAGTCGGAGAAAATGAGTCTAAGGTACGCTTTTTTTGTGGCTTTAAATTAAGTGTAAACAAAGAAGCCATGTCGACAGAAAATTATATTGATGAACTTAAAAAGAGCTTTAAAGAGTTCTTTAGAGGGGCAAATGAAAAGCTGACTGGTGACTATAAGGTTTTTGATGTAGAAGAAGTTGAACGTTTTAAACAAATTGAGAATATGCTTAAAATTAGAATAGCCAATAAATTTTCTTTTAGGCGACTGACAAGAAAAGATTTTGGTTACATTATTGAGCATAATTTTGGTCTTGAAGGCGTTCCATATGAAGAATACGACTACACTCTTGATACGGAAATAAAAGACAAGTCAATTGTTTATAAAGCGTATGATGTATTAAAAATTACGGATGCGGGTATTGATGAAAAACCAAGATACATTAAATTATCACAACAAGAAAATGAGCAATATGTTTCATTGTTATGCCTTAGTGAAATCATTGGAGAAAGCCAATTTCCAGATAATGAAATTCTTTATTTACAGCAAGAAGTCTTTAATTTTCCTGTTGATGTGAGCGAACAAATTGAGGCGATTAACAATCGAAAAGCTTTGTCTACCGTTCGGAATAAAAAGAAAGATTTAGAGGATTTAGAGAATAACGCTCATAGTTCGGGAAGCCAAGGAACGAACCAATTAAATGAGGCATTAGAACAAGCTGATGAATTAGAAGCCATTCTGGATGATACAAAAGAATCTATGTATAAATTGAGTTTTGTTATTCGAGTGAGTGCTAGCACTAAAGAAGAATTAGAACGGCGTGTTGTGAATGTTAGAGATTTTTATTATGATTATGGATTAATTTTACAACGCCCATTCGGTGACCAACTAGGCTTATTACATGAATTTATTCCATCGTCTACTCGCTATTTAAATGATTATGTTCAATATGCAACATCTGATTTTATCGCAAGTTTAGGTTTTGGGGCAAGTCGCTTTATTGGGGAAGAAATTGGTATGCCGATAGGGTTTGATGTTCAAACAGGGCAAATTGTCCGTATCTTACCATGGGCGGCGGCTCAAAATAGAGAAGGTTTGGCAACTAATGCTTTAGCTAAGGCATTTTTAGGCTCATTGGGAGGCGGTAAATCATTTTCATTTAATTTGATTACCTTTTTAAGTGTCCTTTTTGGAGCTGAGGCATTCATACTTGATCCTAAAGCAGAACGTGGTATTTGGAAAGAACGAATCCCTTGGTTATCACCATATATTAATGTTATTAATTTTACTAGTGAGGATGAAAATAAAGGAATATTAGACCCATTACTAGTTATTGAGGACAAGAAGAGCGCTAAAAAATTAGCACTGGATGTTTTAACTTTCTTAACTGGTGTCAATATACGAGATAGTGAACGTTATCCCGCATTAGAGGAACATGTTTCTCTAGCCTCTGAAATGAATGGGGGCTTGCTAACTGTTATTGATGAATTAAGAAAAACAAATACACCAGTAACGATTGAATTAGCAAATCATATTTTTAGTTTTTCAAAAAGTTCATTTGCTCAATTGATTTTTAGTGATGGAAAAAATTACCAAAGTATTGATTTAGATAATCCGCTTAATTTCTTTCAAATTGAAGAATTAACTCTACCCGATTCACAAACTAGTATTAATGAATATACACCAAGTGAGTTATTAAGTGTGGCAATGATGTTAATTTTCTCTAATTTGGGATTAAGTTTTATTCGAAAAGATAACTCAATATTTAAAATTGTTGGTTTCGAAGAAGCTTGGGCACAAATGCAATTTACTCAAGGGAAAATTGTTGTAGGCAAAACAATTCGTGAAGGACGTGCCAAAAATAGCGCCTCCGATATCATTACACAAAATACAGATGATTTAACGGATGAAAAAATTAAAAATAATATCGGCATGAAGTTTGCCTTTAGGTCAACGGATAGTATCGAAATTGAAAAGACATTAAACTTTTTCGGTTTAGATTTCAATGAAGATAATTCCGAGGTTATTTCTAGTCTTGATAATGGCCAATGTTTATTCCAAGATGTTAGCGGTCGGGTATCTGTGGTTCAATTTGATTCCATGAGTGATGAGCTAGACCATGCTTTTGATACTCGTCCTAAAATGGAAGAAGTCCATGAGGAGGGGGAAAATGAAACGAATTAA
- a CDS encoding SpaA isopeptide-forming pilin-related protein, which produces MKQTKLKNKVINSVLTLGMVCGSLLPTTAVFAEGIEKLAPVKHTVSILEKDVTYLKSDIDGFTPVRMVDRLRDENGAIKFCINFDLPSPNGLEYESYEQLDNATTYLMDAYTNGNSNLTGDKAIDEYIVQAAIHNIKSPESFSLDRNFVDDYGILPRIKALKAEALNAPAPSIPVFENKLSFDKASLSFELVGEEYVSDYVVTNLKGNVVSTSKIVENATPNTKLIDENGNEVVSFSDGTKFKMVIPEAELEGQALTPSVTAKGSFTNAYNVAVRYGGHAGFQDVASYELKEFSEDKQEAISGEIEAVKGSVKFIKKGTDEKLLDNVQFKILASDGVTVEKEIVTENGEGEASGLAYGVHYLVETGTLSSYVLNGEKIPFTINHNQEVIDLGTIYNKLKTGKIAVHKVDENGKPLANAEFTKTDNEGITEVKTTDESGLVEFDIEANNVYSVEETKNPLGYIGAFLQENITVEDDNQVFEYTVANTLKTGKIIIHKVDENGKALKDAEFTKTDSEGITEVKTTNESGLVEFDIEANNIYSVEETKNPFGYTGTFLQENITIEENGQAFEYTVKNTKDKIIEKTIIKETVKTEKSTFPQTGEKANQLALICGLFVMIAGVSIYLSKKKIAQKNKN; this is translated from the coding sequence ATGAAACAAACCAAATTAAAAAATAAAGTAATTAACTCAGTTTTAACTCTAGGTATGGTTTGCGGGAGCTTGCTTCCAACTACTGCAGTCTTTGCTGAGGGGATTGAAAAACTTGCTCCAGTAAAACATACAGTTAGTATTTTAGAAAAAGATGTCACATATCTTAAAAGTGATATTGATGGCTTCACACCTGTACGAATGGTTGACCGTTTAAGGGATGAAAATGGGGCTATTAAGTTTTGTATTAACTTTGATTTACCAAGTCCAAACGGCTTAGAATATGAGAGTTATGAGCAATTGGATAATGCTACAACCTATTTAATGGATGCTTATACAAATGGCAATTCTAATTTGACAGGAGATAAAGCAATTGATGAATATATTGTACAAGCGGCAATTCACAATATTAAATCACCCGAATCTTTTTCTCTGGATCGCAACTTTGTAGATGATTATGGTATTTTACCAAGAATAAAAGCATTAAAAGCAGAAGCGTTAAATGCTCCCGCTCCAAGTATTCCAGTATTTGAAAATAAACTATCATTTGATAAAGCTAGTTTATCATTTGAACTCGTTGGTGAAGAATACGTAAGTGATTACGTTGTTACTAATCTAAAAGGAAATGTAGTCTCAACATCTAAGATTGTAGAAAATGCAACACCGAACACTAAATTAATTGACGAAAATGGCAATGAAGTTGTTTCTTTTTCTGATGGTACAAAATTTAAAATGGTGATACCAGAGGCAGAATTAGAAGGGCAAGCATTAACTCCGAGTGTAACAGCGAAAGGAAGTTTTACTAATGCTTACAATGTAGCTGTAAGATATGGCGGGCATGCGGGCTTTCAAGATGTTGCTTCTTATGAGTTGAAAGAGTTCTCAGAAGACAAACAGGAGGCTATTTCGGGCGAAATTGAGGCGGTGAAAGGTTCTGTTAAGTTTATTAAAAAAGGAACGGATGAAAAGTTACTTGATAATGTGCAATTTAAAATTTTAGCTTCTGATGGGGTTACAGTTGAAAAAGAAATTGTTACAGAAAATGGAGAAGGTGAAGCTTCTGGACTAGCCTATGGCGTTCATTATCTAGTCGAAACTGGAACGTTAAGCAGTTATGTTTTAAACGGTGAAAAAATTCCGTTCACTATTAATCATAATCAAGAAGTTATTGATTTAGGTACGATTTATAATAAATTGAAAACAGGTAAAATTGCAGTTCACAAAGTAGATGAAAATGGAAAACCTTTAGCTAATGCAGAATTTACTAAAACAGATAATGAAGGTATTACAGAAGTGAAAACTACAGATGAAAGTGGACTAGTTGAATTTGATATTGAAGCAAACAATGTTTACTCAGTTGAAGAAACAAAAAATCCGCTAGGTTATATCGGAGCGTTTTTACAAGAAAATATTACCGTTGAAGATGATAACCAAGTATTTGAATATACGGTTGCAAACACACTTAAAACAGGTAAAATCATTATTCACAAAGTGGATGAAAATGGTAAAGCTTTAAAAGATGCAGAATTTACTAAAACAGATAGTGAAGGTATTACGGAAGTGAAAACTACGAATGAATCTGGATTAGTTGAATTTGATATTGAAGCAAACAATATTTATTCAGTAGAAGAAACAAAAAATCCTTTTGGGTATACTGGAACGTTTTTACAAGAAAATATTACGATTGAAGAAAACGGACAAGCGTTTGAGTACACTGTGAAAAATACAAAAGATAAAATTATTGAAAAAACAATCATTAAAGAAACGGTTAAAACTGAAAAATCAACGTTCCCACAAACTGGCGAAAAAGCAAACCAACTTGCTTTAATTTGTGGTCTATTTGTCATGATTGCGGGAGTATCAATCTATTTGAGTAAAAAGAAAATAGCACAAAAAAATAAAAATTAA
- a CDS encoding toxin Cry1Ac domain D-VI-related protein: MKFDKLNKKWLVGSICAVALLLGGGLVYANATNKQQEKESAQAEIALRESTIKDVEKSVIALYSNDKKEDFAKDLTNQKINDVKIEVKKIDDKKVKEKLNTELKQLEFMLETKGTIQSFLPNDILKDDVTADNVNTLGKKYDESLSYNKKITEKKKPTLEEISKQFNEIKSANDKTNLLFLDESKEQLAENVTQEDIENVENLIKVIKNEKAKSEITVNYEKAFTIYWAKEDAKTSEEKEGESKSEETTAVSETKANSGTSENTTTNTTGSTGNTGGETQGGNAPVAQGGIEGLIAQSPTASYADQIVAVVASGASAQVYLFEKNGSQWNTVLSTGGMVGSEGVGQASEYRSATPKGSYGLSLAFGTGGNPGASLPYRQITPNSYWISNVNDPQYNTWQERPSSDSSDEHLASYSQQYQYAIALDYNGGVGGGSAFFLHVSNGAPTAGCIAVPLGIMQQLITRIHGGARIINVNSEAELASY; this comes from the coding sequence ATGAAATTTGATAAGTTGAATAAAAAATGGTTGGTTGGTAGTATTTGTGCAGTTGCATTGCTACTAGGGGGTGGCTTAGTTTATGCTAATGCTACTAATAAGCAACAAGAAAAAGAATCTGCACAAGCTGAAATTGCTTTAAGAGAAAGCACAATTAAAGACGTTGAAAAATCTGTGATAGCCCTTTATTCAAATGATAAAAAAGAGGATTTTGCAAAAGATTTAACGAATCAAAAAATTAATGATGTAAAAATTGAAGTTAAAAAAATTGATGATAAAAAAGTAAAAGAAAAATTGAATACCGAACTTAAACAACTAGAATTTATGTTGGAGACAAAAGGTACTATTCAATCATTTTTACCTAATGATATATTAAAAGATGATGTCACGGCTGATAATGTAAATACTTTAGGTAAAAAATATGATGAATCATTAAGCTATAATAAAAAAATTACTGAGAAAAAGAAACCAACGCTTGAAGAAATTAGTAAGCAATTTAACGAGATAAAATCGGCTAATGATAAAACAAATTTATTATTTTTAGATGAATCTAAAGAACAACTGGCTGAAAATGTAACTCAAGAAGATATCGAGAATGTTGAAAATCTAATCAAAGTAATAAAAAATGAAAAAGCTAAATCAGAAATTACAGTTAATTATGAGAAGGCATTTACCATTTATTGGGCTAAAGAAGATGCGAAAACAAGTGAAGAAAAAGAGGGAGAATCTAAATCAGAAGAAACTACTGCTGTAAGTGAAACGAAAGCTAATTCGGGAACTTCTGAAAATACTACTACTAATACAACTGGTTCTACTGGTAATACTGGCGGTGAAACTCAAGGTGGGAATGCTCCAGTTGCTCAAGGTGGCATTGAAGGGCTAATTGCTCAAAGTCCAACGGCAAGTTATGCAGATCAAATTGTTGCAGTTGTTGCCTCTGGTGCAAGTGCTCAAGTATATTTATTTGAAAAAAATGGTAGTCAATGGAATACTGTACTATCTACTGGCGGAATGGTAGGGAGTGAAGGAGTAGGGCAAGCTAGCGAGTATAGAAGTGCTACACCTAAAGGTTCATATGGTTTAAGTTTAGCATTTGGCACAGGTGGAAACCCAGGAGCTTCATTACCATACCGTCAAATTACTCCTAATAGCTATTGGATTTCAAATGTAAATGACCCACAATATAATACGTGGCAAGAACGTCCTAGCTCGGATAGTTCCGATGAACATTTAGCTAGTTACTCTCAACAATATCAATATGCTATAGCATTGGATTATAATGGCGGTGTTGGTGGCGGTTCTGCATTCTTTTTACATGTAAGTAACGGTGCTCCAACTGCGGGATGTATAGCTGTTCCTTTGGGAATTATGCAACAATTAATTACTCGTATCCATGGCGGCGCTAGAATTATTAATGTTAATTCTGAGGCTGAACTAGCAAGCTACTAA
- a CDS encoding FtsK/SpoIIIE domain-containing protein, whose translation MQFIDWKWKGFRIRKNYRHLLANIFSFIFFVPMLGYWMWMLFKEWSFIGNFEFEIKPLITILVIGLVIGLVSLLVMLALFYKFWAYLYHMQKLCRMIYSNEFYLVNKIEDPNMMVSNQKSMSRDIVYFPKMYFWKRKGMFEITIMLDGSKFNQFYREMSDTFEQMFALALSDTTERNGFYKYEMITDPVVNRIGIKEVVVKNKYVLSLMKHITWDISKVAHGLIIGGTGGGKTRFLTALLKGLIESGAKLYIADGKNSALSDLGRVLENVSTKNDDILEMLKTVVAEMNNRYVIMKARPDYVPGNDFSTYDMQPIIVLFDEVMAVIESIPKKADRDKYFAEMYQIVMKGREAGVQLILTTQRPDVSAIPGAIRDNLGLKIALGQLSSTAYRMIFDNTEQNLRSKKGVGRGYIFQNGYPIVKEFYSPFVPDSYNILTEFAQLLDVVPRAFSPREKESDSATSEHSLPEQKIREIIYETEEDTE comes from the coding sequence TTGCAATTTATTGATTGGAAATGGAAAGGTTTCAGAATTAGAAAGAATTATCGGCATTTATTAGCTAATATTTTTAGCTTTATTTTTTTTGTTCCGATGCTAGGTTATTGGATGTGGATGTTATTTAAAGAGTGGAGTTTTATTGGGAATTTTGAATTTGAAATAAAACCATTAATAACTATTTTGGTTATTGGTCTTGTAATTGGCTTAGTATCTTTACTAGTCATGCTAGCCCTTTTTTATAAATTTTGGGCATACCTTTATCATATGCAGAAGCTTTGTAGAATGATTTATAGTAATGAGTTTTATTTAGTCAATAAGATTGAAGACCCTAATATGATGGTTTCCAATCAAAAAAGTATGTCTAGAGACATTGTTTATTTTCCTAAAATGTATTTTTGGAAGCGGAAGGGTATGTTTGAAATAACTATCATGCTCGATGGAAGTAAATTTAATCAATTTTATCGGGAAATGTCAGATACTTTTGAGCAAATGTTTGCTTTAGCTTTGAGTGATACGACTGAACGAAATGGGTTTTATAAGTATGAAATGATTACTGACCCAGTTGTTAATCGCATTGGGATAAAAGAGGTTGTTGTGAAAAATAAATATGTTCTTTCTTTAATGAAGCATATTACTTGGGATATTTCTAAAGTAGCTCATGGTTTGATTATTGGGGGTACTGGTGGCGGTAAAACCCGTTTTCTTACAGCCTTATTAAAAGGACTGATAGAATCTGGTGCAAAACTTTATATTGCAGATGGCAAGAATAGTGCTTTAAGTGATTTAGGGCGTGTTCTTGAAAATGTTTCAACTAAAAACGATGATATTTTAGAAATGCTTAAAACGGTAGTTGCTGAAATGAATAATCGATATGTAATTATGAAAGCTAGACCCGATTATGTTCCGGGGAACGATTTTTCAACGTATGATATGCAACCGATTATTGTCTTATTTGATGAAGTAATGGCAGTCATTGAATCAATTCCAAAGAAAGCGGACAGGGATAAATATTTTGCTGAAATGTATCAGATCGTTATGAAAGGTCGAGAGGCGGGAGTACAGCTAATACTGACAACTCAACGTCCCGATGTTTCAGCTATTCCGGGTGCTATCAGAGATAACTTAGGTCTTAAAATTGCTTTAGGTCAGCTATCTAGTACAGCATATCGGATGATTTTTGATAATACTGAACAAAATTTACGCAGTAAAAAAGGCGTTGGGCGAGGCTATATTTTTCAAAATGGCTACCCGATAGTAAAAGAGTTTTATTCACCATTTGTACCAGACTCCTATAATATTTTAACAGAATTTGCTCAATTGCTCGATGTTGTGCCTCGCGCTTTTTCGCCCCGCGAAAAAGAAAGCGATAGTGCAACAAGCGAGCACTCTTTGCCAGAGCAAAAAATAAGAGAAATCATTTACGAGACGGAGGAAGATACAGAATGA
- a CDS encoding replication initiation factor domain-containing protein produces the protein MSEATTPPTKRGVIRENEKNEPLLTALIDWCQLTVKEISPDSIADDILCIPYNLMRNDLRGGVNGYKSLMCFDDIRVLESPDAKNEEGDYVKHYQILMSGSGCRNFEKFLEARSETWFEFFERCVSHEVNFTRIDLAIDDKKTYFTIPKLIKLAEKGLVVSRLKQFVKYGSFRIKGGEKKGQTINFGSRSSEFFMTLYEKNYEQAEKFGLSEDEMEEKWNRYELKFRQKRANSLVAELIKRREVFSIAMEVLNESIRFVKKPIDTKIKDVKKYPLWKPWAWFMADVKKLNLCMQPESKNYFDKLHWIKKYVAPTLKILREVDNRRGTAELENIIENAELNKHHMQLLEDCLQQIDMYEQSGIML, from the coding sequence ATGAGCGAAGCGACAACCCCCCCTACTAAAAGGGGGGTAATACGAGAAAATGAAAAAAATGAACCTTTGCTAACAGCATTGATTGACTGGTGTCAATTAACTGTTAAAGAAATTAGTCCAGATAGCATTGCGGATGACATACTTTGTATTCCATACAACCTAATGAGAAATGATTTAAGAGGTGGAGTTAACGGCTACAAATCGCTAATGTGCTTTGATGATATTAGAGTGTTAGAAAGTCCCGATGCAAAAAATGAAGAAGGTGACTATGTAAAACATTATCAAATATTAATGTCGGGAAGTGGTTGCCGAAATTTTGAAAAATTCCTTGAGGCACGAAGTGAGACATGGTTTGAATTTTTTGAAAGATGTGTGTCTCATGAGGTTAATTTTACACGCATTGATTTGGCAATAGATGATAAAAAAACGTATTTTACAATTCCAAAACTGATTAAGTTAGCTGAAAAAGGACTTGTGGTAAGTCGCCTAAAACAATTTGTTAAGTATGGTTCTTTTAGGATTAAGGGCGGTGAAAAGAAAGGTCAAACCATTAATTTTGGTTCACGATCAAGTGAGTTCTTCATGACCTTGTATGAAAAAAATTATGAACAAGCTGAAAAATTTGGATTATCAGAAGATGAAATGGAAGAAAAGTGGAATCGTTATGAGTTGAAGTTTCGTCAAAAGCGAGCAAACTCATTAGTTGCAGAATTAATAAAACGCCGCGAGGTGTTTTCTATTGCAATGGAAGTATTAAATGAAAGCATTCGTTTTGTTAAAAAGCCCATTGATACAAAAATAAAGGACGTCAAAAAATATCCTTTATGGAAGCCTTGGGCTTGGTTTATGGCAGATGTTAAAAAATTGAATTTGTGTATGCAACCAGAATCAAAAAATTACTTTGATAAACTCCACTGGATTAAAAAATATGTAGCTCCTACGCTGAAAATATTAAGGGAAGTTGATAATCGTCGAGGAACTGCAGAACTAGAAAATATTATTGAAAATGCTGAACTGAACAAACACCATATGCAATTGTTAGAAGATTGTTTGCAACAAATTGATATGTATGAACAAAGTGGAATTATGCTTTAA
- a CDS encoding DUF3850 domain-containing protein, whose protein sequence is MIHALKTESCYFWAVRNKIKTFEIRVNDRNYQVNDCLLLKEIDENNNFTGQKILVKITYICDYLQQENILVLGIL, encoded by the coding sequence ATGATCCATGCGCTTAAAACAGAAAGTTGCTATTTTTGGGCAGTTAGGAACAAAATTAAAACTTTTGAAATTCGAGTTAATGATAGAAATTACCAAGTGAATGACTGTTTGTTACTGAAAGAAATTGATGAAAATAACAACTTTACTGGTCAAAAAATCTTAGTAAAAATTACTTATATCTGTGATTATTTGCAACAAGAAAATATTTTAGTATTGGGAATACTTTAG